A window from Rhizosphaericola mali encodes these proteins:
- a CDS encoding NAD(P)/FAD-dependent oxidoreductase, translating into MSKVIIIGGGIIGLSSAKYLVEAGWDVTVVEKNDYLDNCSYGNAGFVCPSHYIQLATPGVVKQGIKWMFDSKSPFYIQPRLNKDLIQWGLAFLKSAKHENIEKHGIPLRDIGLLAKHEYEKVWQKDFDFAYDDKGMIEIFKTAAAKHECAETVAFGQKLGLDVVLEDKAGLDRLEPNTEVDAIGAIHYRCDGHLYPQKLMAHLIEYLKNKGVQLLSHTEVLGLHGKQGHITEIETTKGKMSADAFVLAAGSWSASFNKDLNLKMPLVGGRGYSITLPVSNSQMNIQHPGILVEGRCAFTPMDGDKIRFGGTMEITSVDTPPRLNRVEGILKAVHDFFPQINIKLDDVKDKIWYGFRPTSGDGMPYIGKTKKWENLVVATGHSQLGISLGSATGLLVKELLQRESTSVDLSAFDVERFA; encoded by the coding sequence ATGAGTAAAGTAATTATTATAGGCGGTGGAATTATCGGTTTGTCCTCCGCCAAATATTTAGTTGAAGCTGGATGGGATGTTACAGTTGTAGAAAAGAATGATTATTTGGATAATTGTTCTTACGGTAATGCGGGTTTTGTATGTCCTAGTCACTATATCCAATTAGCCACTCCCGGTGTAGTAAAACAAGGGATTAAGTGGATGTTTGATTCTAAAAGTCCGTTTTATATACAGCCAAGATTAAATAAGGATTTGATTCAATGGGGATTGGCATTTTTGAAAAGTGCCAAACATGAAAATATTGAAAAACATGGCATTCCCTTGAGAGATATTGGTTTGTTAGCGAAGCATGAATACGAAAAAGTTTGGCAAAAAGATTTTGACTTTGCTTATGATGACAAAGGAATGATTGAAATATTCAAAACAGCAGCGGCAAAACATGAATGTGCAGAGACCGTTGCATTTGGGCAAAAATTAGGTTTGGATGTCGTTCTAGAAGATAAAGCTGGTTTGGATCGTTTAGAACCCAATACCGAAGTGGATGCCATTGGTGCAATTCACTATAGATGTGATGGTCATTTGTATCCTCAAAAATTAATGGCGCATTTGATAGAATATTTGAAAAATAAAGGGGTGCAACTATTGTCCCATACTGAAGTGCTTGGGTTACATGGTAAGCAAGGGCATATTACTGAGATTGAAACGACAAAAGGTAAAATGTCTGCTGATGCATTCGTTTTAGCTGCAGGATCTTGGTCCGCCTCATTTAATAAAGATTTGAACTTAAAAATGCCATTGGTTGGTGGCCGAGGATATTCAATAACGCTACCCGTTTCCAATAGTCAGATGAATATCCAACATCCTGGTATATTGGTAGAAGGACGTTGTGCTTTTACGCCTATGGATGGGGATAAAATAAGATTTGGAGGTACCATGGAAATTACTTCTGTTGATACGCCTCCGAGACTAAATAGAGTGGAAGGCATTCTGAAGGCTGTACATGATTTTTTCCCTCAAATAAATATAAAATTGGATGATGTAAAGGATAAGATTTGGTATGGGTTCCGCCCGACTTCTGGTGATGGAATGCCTTATATTGGTAAAACTAAAAAATGGGAGAATCTTGTAGTCGCTACTGGGCATTCCCAATTAGGTATTAGTTTGGGATCCGCAACAGGATTGTTAGTGAAAGAACTTTTGCAACGCGAATCTACTAGTGTGGACTTGTCTGCGTTCGATGTGGAAAGATTTGCATAG
- a CDS encoding glycoside hydrolase family 43 protein → MNTKYISILIFTIILNNISLNGIAQKVQYDNIKPDRIWLDNNGDTINAHGGDLLFANGKYYWFGEKRGAAHSGGVNVYSSKDLYNWKFEKLALGTSSTIGSDIETGCIMERPKVIYNAKTKMYVMWFHLELKDKGYAAARAGIATSKSITGPYIYKKSFRPNGNMSRDMNLFVDDDGTAYHIYSSNENYDMRIVKLTQDYLDVTKEDTMLFSQQREAPVMIKENNTYYLLTSACTGWRPNKGNVYSASTIFGPYKELYNPFHGPNADISFFGQPAFAFKYQKGKQPHWIYVGDKWNPKNLKDSRYQWLPITFEKDMISIDWNSDWKFSTLK, encoded by the coding sequence ATGAATACGAAATATATTTCAATTTTAATTTTCACAATAATACTGAATAATATTTCACTTAATGGCATAGCTCAAAAAGTGCAATATGATAACATCAAACCTGATCGTATTTGGTTAGATAATAATGGAGATACGATTAATGCTCATGGAGGTGATTTGTTATTTGCAAATGGTAAATACTATTGGTTTGGAGAGAAACGTGGTGCCGCGCACTCAGGAGGAGTCAATGTGTATTCATCCAAAGATTTATATAATTGGAAGTTTGAAAAATTAGCTTTAGGAACGTCTTCAACTATTGGTTCAGATATTGAAACGGGTTGTATTATGGAGCGTCCCAAAGTAATCTATAATGCTAAAACTAAAATGTATGTGATGTGGTTTCATTTGGAGTTAAAAGATAAAGGTTATGCTGCTGCACGCGCAGGCATTGCAACAAGTAAATCTATTACTGGGCCATATATTTATAAAAAAAGTTTTCGACCTAATGGTAATATGTCGCGGGATATGAATCTTTTTGTAGATGATGATGGTACTGCCTATCATATTTATAGTTCTAATGAAAACTATGATATGCGCATTGTTAAATTAACACAGGATTATTTGGATGTTACTAAAGAAGATACGATGCTTTTTAGTCAACAGCGTGAAGCTCCTGTTATGATCAAAGAAAATAATACTTATTATCTATTAACCAGCGCTTGCACAGGTTGGAGACCAAATAAAGGCAATGTTTATTCTGCCTCTACCATATTTGGCCCCTATAAAGAATTGTATAATCCATTTCATGGTCCAAATGCGGATATTTCATTTTTCGGACAACCCGCTTTTGCATTCAAATATCAAAAAGGTAAACAACCTCATTGGATCTATGTAGGAGATAAGTGGAATCCGAAAAATTTAAAAGATAGCCGGTATCAATGGTTACCAATCACATTTGAAAAGGATATGATATCCATCGATTGGAACTCAGATTGGAAATTTTCTACATTAAAATAA
- a CDS encoding glycoside hydrolase — translation MFKTTLSLFLFLGIHITHAQSNSSISIEIDSKISFQRIDNIGASSAWFTEFIGKYWSEEQRENMARWLFSKKMDKDGNPEGIGLSSFRFNIGGGTTELGDSSRIKDFRKRVECFLDSNGHYDWNKQIGYLWFVKKAKAYGVKDLIAFSNTQPVFMTTNGLGFKTIKDYTSNLKTNEYGNYAQFLANILSHFAKEKIHFNYISPVNEPQWDWYNNSQEGSPWTNYEISKIVKALDSALVKNKINSKIITPEAGHLEYLYSKKGRAGEQVQMLFNRNSSLDVSKYSHVLNAAAGHSYYTDGDDSTRIAIRKNVRDTAEKYGTSYWQTEYSMLGDNYKEGKKGKVSAMDCALFLSKVIHDDFVYGNAKAWQFWNSVEPGNPDFDTRYFLLALQSSDSTFVSGKVIPTKMLWALGNYSHFILPNMHRIKAVVNNGLNEVQQAKDLMVSAFEDNKQIVVVLINYSNEEKNIHPNITNLKKYSSMTVYLTNEQHNLSKQSISTNTSELQLQPRSIYTIVIKK, via the coding sequence ATGTTTAAGACTACACTATCACTATTTTTATTTTTAGGAATTCATATAACACATGCCCAAAGCAATTCCTCTATTTCGATAGAAATAGATTCAAAAATATCTTTTCAAAGAATAGATAATATAGGAGCATCATCGGCATGGTTTACAGAGTTTATTGGAAAATATTGGAGTGAGGAGCAGCGAGAAAATATGGCTCGCTGGTTATTTAGTAAAAAAATGGATAAAGACGGCAACCCCGAAGGTATTGGGTTGTCGTCTTTTCGCTTTAATATTGGAGGTGGTACTACAGAATTAGGTGATTCAAGTCGCATTAAAGATTTTAGAAAAAGAGTTGAATGTTTTTTAGATTCAAATGGTCACTATGATTGGAACAAACAAATTGGCTATTTATGGTTTGTCAAAAAAGCTAAAGCGTATGGCGTAAAAGATTTGATAGCATTTTCTAATACGCAACCCGTATTTATGACCACCAATGGACTCGGTTTTAAAACAATAAAGGATTATACCTCCAATTTAAAAACAAATGAATATGGCAATTATGCACAATTTCTAGCCAATATACTATCTCATTTTGCTAAAGAAAAAATTCATTTTAATTATATCAGTCCTGTCAATGAACCGCAATGGGATTGGTATAACAATAGTCAGGAAGGTTCTCCATGGACCAACTATGAAATTTCTAAAATTGTAAAGGCCTTAGATAGTGCATTAGTTAAAAATAAAATAAATTCGAAAATTATAACACCCGAAGCTGGACATTTAGAATATCTGTATTCGAAAAAAGGACGAGCAGGTGAACAGGTTCAAATGCTTTTTAATAGAAATAGTTCTTTAGATGTATCAAAATATTCTCATGTTTTAAATGCTGCTGCTGGTCATAGTTATTATACAGACGGAGATGACTCCACTAGAATTGCAATACGAAAAAATGTCCGTGATACAGCGGAAAAATATGGTACTTCTTATTGGCAAACGGAATACTCCATGTTGGGAGATAATTACAAAGAGGGCAAAAAGGGAAAAGTGTCCGCTATGGATTGTGCTTTGTTTTTGAGTAAAGTAATACATGATGATTTTGTGTATGGCAATGCAAAGGCTTGGCAATTTTGGAATAGTGTCGAGCCTGGGAATCCAGATTTCGATACGCGCTATTTCCTATTAGCATTGCAATCCTCCGATTCTACATTTGTGTCAGGAAAAGTTATTCCTACGAAAATGTTGTGGGCTTTAGGTAATTATAGTCATTTTATATTACCCAATATGCACAGAATTAAAGCTGTTGTAAATAATGGATTAAATGAAGTACAACAGGCAAAAGACTTAATGGTTTCCGCATTTGAGGATAATAAACAGATTGTAGTTGTGCTGATAAATTATTCCAATGAAGAAAAAAATATCCATCCAAACATTACCAACCTGAAAAAATATAGTTCGATGACTGTCTATCTTACAAACGAACAACATAATTTATCCAAACAATCCATTTCTACTAATACGTCAGAGTTGCAACTACAACCGAGAAGTATCTACACAATCGTAATAAAAAAATAA
- the galA gene encoding beta-galactosidase GalA: MYHKYLLALLISGTIFTQTSNAQTERKHINFDFGWKFHLGNASDPNRDFNYGIGNVFSKSGETSNTAISEKWDESGWDSVNLPHDWVVGLPFTYIKNDDIDAHGYKPVGGLFPENSIGWYRKSFTLNAQDSGGRYILQFDGVYRDSKVWINGYYVGGNFSGYTTAYYDITDFIRFGKKNTLVVRADATQDEGWFYEGAGIYRHVWLNNYNDVHIAQKDGFYVHTAIKGKDATIYTETKVENKSLENQNISVFTEITNREGKVIGTSKVQPIQLAIDESGRIKQSIALKNVELWDLDNPYLYRAVTVVTKNGKELDRLKVKFGIREFKFDSKDGFFLNGKSVKMLGVSNHQDHAGVGVALPDYLQYYRVGLLKEMGANAYRTTHNPPTPELLDACDSLGILVFDETRLLTSGNEYAKQLTDLVERDRNHASVFMWSIGNEEYLTQANNIGTRIAQNQINLIKTLDTTRGISYAANMGNVYKGVNEVIPIRGFNYHLEGIDPYHKDHPEQPVYGSEVSSMVSTRGVFIKDTVNCYVPDYDSTFPSWAAKAETWWTQADARKWYMGGFVWTGFDYRGEPTPYRWPNINSHFGIMDMCGFPKTVYYYYQAWWSNKDVLNIAPHWNWKGDEGKEKLVWINSNAEDVELFLNGQSLGKKTMPKDGHLTWNVKYTPGELKAIGHRNGKEITSIVKTTDVPYQIKLSPSKKVLLADGEDAVVVNVSVVDKEGLEVPNANDLIQFSLNGTDAQIIGVGNGDPSSHEADKCVDGAWQRHLFGGKAQVIIKSGKNKGQIQMVASSNIIKNAIVEFDVN; this comes from the coding sequence ATGTATCATAAATATTTGCTTGCATTATTAATATCTGGAACCATTTTCACTCAAACAAGCAATGCGCAAACAGAAAGAAAGCATATAAATTTTGATTTTGGATGGAAATTTCATTTAGGAAATGCTTCAGATCCAAATCGTGATTTTAACTATGGAATTGGTAATGTATTTTCTAAGTCAGGGGAAACAAGTAATACTGCGATTTCTGAAAAATGGGATGAATCCGGCTGGGATTCTGTCAATCTACCACATGATTGGGTCGTAGGATTGCCATTCACGTATATAAAAAATGATGATATAGATGCGCATGGTTACAAGCCTGTAGGCGGTTTATTTCCCGAAAATTCCATAGGATGGTACCGTAAATCATTTACTTTAAATGCACAAGATTCTGGTGGTCGTTACATACTCCAATTCGATGGTGTGTATAGAGATAGTAAAGTTTGGATAAATGGTTATTATGTGGGAGGTAATTTTAGTGGTTATACGACTGCGTACTATGATATTACAGATTTTATCCGTTTTGGAAAGAAAAATACCCTAGTTGTACGTGCTGATGCGACTCAAGATGAAGGTTGGTTTTATGAAGGTGCGGGTATTTATCGTCATGTCTGGTTAAATAACTATAACGATGTGCATATTGCGCAAAAAGATGGCTTCTATGTACATACAGCGATAAAAGGTAAAGATGCAACAATTTATACCGAAACTAAAGTAGAAAATAAGAGTCTAGAAAACCAAAATATCTCTGTATTTACCGAAATTACTAATCGAGAGGGTAAGGTGATTGGAACTTCTAAAGTCCAACCGATTCAATTGGCAATTGACGAAAGCGGAAGGATTAAACAATCTATTGCTTTGAAAAATGTGGAATTGTGGGATTTGGATAATCCATATTTATATAGAGCCGTTACTGTAGTTACAAAAAATGGAAAAGAATTGGATCGTTTGAAAGTTAAATTTGGAATACGTGAATTCAAATTTGATAGTAAAGACGGTTTTTTTCTAAATGGTAAATCTGTGAAAATGTTGGGTGTGAGCAATCATCAAGACCATGCAGGTGTGGGCGTTGCACTACCAGATTATTTGCAATACTATAGAGTGGGTCTATTGAAAGAAATGGGTGCAAATGCGTATCGCACGACACATAATCCACCCACACCAGAGTTGTTAGATGCCTGTGATAGTTTGGGTATATTGGTATTCGATGAAACCAGACTATTGACAAGTGGAAACGAATATGCAAAGCAACTCACCGATCTTGTAGAAAGAGATAGAAATCATGCAAGCGTATTTATGTGGTCTATTGGAAATGAGGAATATCTGACTCAAGCTAATAATATAGGTACACGCATTGCGCAAAATCAAATTAATCTAATAAAGACGTTAGATACGACTCGTGGTATATCCTACGCCGCCAATATGGGCAATGTGTATAAAGGAGTTAATGAAGTAATTCCAATTAGAGGATTTAATTATCATCTTGAAGGTATCGATCCTTATCACAAAGATCATCCAGAACAGCCAGTTTACGGTTCTGAGGTTTCTAGTATGGTGTCTACTAGAGGTGTTTTTATAAAAGATACAGTAAATTGTTATGTTCCAGACTATGACTCAACATTTCCTTCATGGGCGGCTAAAGCAGAAACTTGGTGGACGCAGGCAGATGCAAGAAAATGGTATATGGGTGGTTTTGTTTGGACAGGATTTGACTATAGAGGCGAACCTACGCCTTATCGTTGGCCCAATATTAATTCGCATTTTGGTATAATGGATATGTGTGGTTTCCCCAAAACAGTTTACTATTATTATCAAGCTTGGTGGTCCAATAAAGATGTTTTAAATATCGCACCACATTGGAATTGGAAAGGTGATGAAGGAAAAGAAAAATTGGTTTGGATAAATTCCAATGCAGAGGATGTTGAACTATTTTTAAATGGACAAAGTTTGGGTAAAAAGACGATGCCTAAAGACGGGCATTTAACTTGGAATGTAAAATATACGCCGGGTGAATTAAAAGCTATTGGACATAGAAACGGAAAAGAAATTACCTCTATAGTCAAAACTACAGATGTTCCTTATCAAATTAAATTATCTCCTTCCAAAAAAGTACTCTTGGCTGATGGTGAAGATGCTGTTGTGGTAAATGTCTCTGTTGTTGATAAAGAAGGTTTAGAAGTGCCGAATGCGAATGATTTAATTCAATTTTCCTTAAATGGCACTGATGCTCAAATTATAGGTGTCGGTAATGGTGATCCAAGTAGTCATGAAGCCGATAAATGTGTCGATGGTGCTTGGCAAAGACATTTGTTTGGTGGTAAAGCACAAGTGATTATTAAAAGCGGTAAGAATAAAGGACAAATCCAAATGGTTGCAAGCTCAAATATAATAAAAAATGCAATTGTTGAATTTGATGTGAATTAG
- a CDS encoding SusC/RagA family TonB-linked outer membrane protein has product MARKWLLPSIVCMSLVIPTTFIKAQHTIKNLDSLRRSNDSINKLDEVVVTALGVRREKRNLTYSTQEIKGSDLLKTQEPSVLNAMSGKVAGVQLNSTSGAPGAATSIVIRGISSILGNNQALIVLDGVPINNSERDGGGDGGAGTSGLSDIDPSIIENINVLKGAAATALYGSAGARGVVLITTKNGAKNRKPTVTVSSIYSQDHAILPPRQMTYAQGDGGVYIDGENTKTSLSWGPNIDSLKAENSNVQFHNPLKEFFKTGKTNTNTVSVSGGNATSDYVASYSFLDQTGTVPNTSFTKNNFFLKYRTEIIPKLSLTTSINYSYSKNRFANQGYGLQSPLTTLYSAPISYDFFPIYNDDGSQRLYRYSRDNPYWVLDNVGNVSGVSRLIPVVTMNYNVLPWMTITERIGADISSDKYNYHVNIGDVSYADGRLVSRDANNRQINQDFIIQMNHDFKDFKISGLVGNNILTTNYDQMQTTGTGLTTNGYYNMANASTITYSEYNTLTRKIGFYAQGELDYKRFLILSLSGRYDGSSVLSTAKQFYPYGSAALGFVFTDLIKGSFKNVMNFGKVRVSYASVGNDNVSAYSNITPFYQASTNITWPYSGQNGFLSSDALGNSTLKNELQREFEVGFESKFFNSRVGIEASYYVRNMSDGLVQGIAIANSTGYSSTTINSAKIRTSGLELLLTGTPIKTKDFNWEVTINYSNPKTIVKQIGGGLTSTNIGFTYAVEGQKYAMQYGSVYARDSKGNLLVDASGLPYTEANGYLGSAMANWSGGIINNFRYKQFSWGFQFDTRQGGVIQNTDDYYNLYYGISKRTENRADFVVKGIDAATGEENTKVVKAESYYQRISGITEALIQHSSYIKLRNVNINYTLNNSIFKKSPFKEATITLTGRNLWIWHNSDFTGSDPESNNTFGTGNGSIGVYTFGTPTNRSYSVALKLLF; this is encoded by the coding sequence ATGGCAAGAAAATGGCTACTACCCTCAATTGTATGTATGTCTTTGGTAATCCCGACTACTTTTATCAAAGCTCAGCATACAATAAAAAATTTAGATTCATTGCGAAGAAGTAATGACTCAATTAATAAGTTAGATGAAGTTGTAGTTACAGCTTTAGGAGTACGGCGTGAAAAACGTAATCTAACGTATAGTACTCAAGAAATAAAGGGCTCTGATTTGCTAAAAACACAGGAACCTAGTGTTTTAAATGCAATGAGTGGAAAAGTGGCTGGTGTTCAACTTAATAGTACCTCTGGGGCCCCTGGTGCCGCTACGTCCATTGTAATTAGAGGTATATCTTCTATTTTAGGAAACAACCAAGCATTAATTGTTTTGGATGGTGTACCTATTAATAATAGTGAACGAGATGGAGGTGGAGATGGAGGTGCTGGTACTAGTGGACTAAGTGATATTGATCCAAGCATAATAGAAAATATCAACGTTTTAAAAGGCGCCGCTGCAACGGCTTTATATGGTTCTGCAGGTGCAAGAGGTGTGGTTCTTATTACTACAAAAAATGGAGCTAAAAATAGAAAACCTACTGTAACAGTTTCCTCTATTTATTCTCAAGATCATGCAATTTTACCACCACGTCAGATGACTTATGCACAGGGGGATGGAGGGGTTTATATTGATGGCGAGAATACTAAAACAAGTTTGTCATGGGGGCCAAATATAGATTCTTTAAAGGCAGAAAATAGTAATGTTCAATTTCATAATCCGTTGAAAGAATTTTTTAAAACTGGTAAAACCAATACAAATACAGTATCCGTTTCTGGAGGTAATGCAACTTCTGATTATGTAGCTTCTTATTCTTTTTTGGATCAAACAGGGACGGTTCCCAATACTAGTTTTACTAAAAACAATTTCTTCTTAAAATATAGAACAGAGATTATACCTAAGTTATCTTTGACTACGTCGATTAATTATTCTTATTCAAAAAATAGATTTGCGAATCAGGGATATGGCTTACAAAGTCCTTTGACAACCTTGTATAGTGCACCTATTTCATATGATTTTTTCCCTATTTATAATGATGATGGTAGTCAACGTTTATATAGATATAGTAGAGATAATCCATATTGGGTTTTAGATAATGTAGGTAACGTTTCAGGCGTTAGCCGACTTATTCCGGTGGTAACAATGAACTATAATGTCTTGCCATGGATGACAATCACAGAAAGAATTGGGGCAGATATATCCTCTGATAAATATAATTATCATGTAAATATTGGAGATGTAAGCTATGCGGATGGTAGATTAGTTAGTAGAGATGCTAATAACCGTCAAATAAATCAAGACTTTATTATTCAGATGAATCATGATTTTAAAGATTTTAAAATTTCGGGATTAGTAGGAAATAATATATTAACTACAAATTATGATCAGATGCAAACAACAGGTACTGGCTTGACTACGAATGGTTATTATAATATGGCAAATGCTTCAACAATTACCTATTCTGAATATAATACATTGACTAGAAAGATTGGATTTTATGCACAAGGAGAACTTGATTACAAAAGATTCTTAATCTTATCCCTAAGTGGACGTTATGATGGAAGCTCTGTTTTGTCTACCGCAAAACAATTCTATCCTTATGGGTCAGCGGCATTGGGATTTGTTTTCACAGATTTGATAAAAGGTAGTTTTAAAAATGTGATGAATTTCGGTAAAGTAAGAGTTTCCTATGCCTCTGTAGGTAATGATAATGTAAGTGCTTATTCAAATATAACTCCATTCTATCAAGCTTCAACGAATATTACTTGGCCTTATAGTGGTCAAAATGGATTTTTGTCTAGTGATGCATTAGGTAATTCGACTTTAAAAAATGAATTGCAGAGAGAATTTGAAGTGGGTTTTGAATCTAAATTTTTTAATAGTAGAGTGGGGATCGAAGCCTCTTACTATGTTAGAAATATGAGTGACGGTTTGGTGCAAGGTATCGCAATTGCAAATTCAACAGGTTATTCTAGTACAACTATTAATTCAGCTAAAATCAGAACATCTGGATTGGAATTATTATTAACGGGAACTCCAATTAAAACAAAAGATTTTAATTGGGAAGTGACTATTAATTATAGTAATCCCAAAACCATTGTTAAACAAATTGGAGGTGGTTTAACTAGTACCAATATTGGTTTTACCTATGCAGTTGAAGGACAAAAATATGCAATGCAATATGGTTCAGTCTATGCAAGAGATTCGAAAGGTAATCTTTTAGTTGATGCATCCGGTTTACCATATACTGAAGCAAATGGATATTTGGGATCTGCTATGGCTAATTGGTCTGGAGGAATTATTAATAATTTTCGATATAAACAATTCTCATGGGGATTTCAATTTGATACTAGGCAAGGAGGTGTAATTCAAAATACAGATGATTATTATAACCTTTACTATGGTATAAGTAAAAGGACTGAGAATAGAGCTGATTTTGTAGTGAAAGGCATTGATGCTGCAACTGGAGAAGAAAATACCAAAGTTGTTAAAGCTGAATCTTATTATCAAAGGATTAGTGGAATTACAGAGGCATTGATTCAACATTCATCTTATATTAAACTTA